The following are encoded together in the Naumannella cuiyingiana genome:
- a CDS encoding sugar-binding transcriptional regulator, which yields MAQRHKPHARHVPTERQPTRFSPSQLYEAARLYWNEDATQAEIAEALGTSRPTVSRLLAEAREAGIVHIEIRKPSATGLSALARELTRCLGIRSVRITPPGKGLPAGRVLAGAVGEALRDAGLGRGDALLVSSGSTVHGVSQEALPNLPGVLVAPTVGGQNEIDSSYQTNEITRRVAVKIGGTPVLLHAPALPGPELREWLIKDPQVRQVLRLWKTAKCALLGVGAPPLTRTSLPSVLPTDPVTLRNAVGDICVRPYDSQGTPIPFPGSDRLIAMDLAALTKIQHTIAIAIGENKITSIRAAARAGYFNTLVTDVDTANALLGSCPEPD from the coding sequence ATGGCGCAGCGTCACAAGCCCCATGCGCGGCACGTCCCCACCGAGCGGCAGCCGACGCGCTTCTCGCCGTCGCAGCTCTACGAGGCGGCCCGGCTGTACTGGAACGAGGACGCGACCCAGGCCGAGATCGCCGAGGCGCTCGGCACCAGCCGCCCGACGGTGAGCCGCCTGCTGGCCGAGGCCAGGGAGGCCGGCATCGTGCACATCGAGATCCGCAAGCCGAGTGCCACCGGCCTCAGCGCGCTCGCCCGCGAGCTGACCCGCTGCCTCGGCATCCGCTCGGTCCGGATCACCCCGCCCGGCAAGGGCCTGCCCGCGGGCCGCGTACTCGCCGGCGCCGTCGGGGAGGCGCTGCGCGATGCCGGCCTCGGTCGCGGCGACGCCCTGCTCGTCTCCTCCGGCTCGACCGTCCACGGCGTCTCCCAGGAGGCCCTGCCGAACCTGCCGGGCGTACTCGTCGCACCCACCGTCGGCGGCCAGAACGAGATCGACTCCTCCTACCAGACCAACGAGATCACGCGACGGGTCGCGGTCAAGATCGGCGGCACACCGGTGCTGCTGCACGCGCCCGCGCTGCCCGGCCCGGAGCTACGGGAATGGTTGATCAAGGACCCGCAGGTACGCCAGGTGCTCCGGCTGTGGAAGACGGCCAAGTGCGCATTGTTGGGCGTCGGGGCGCCGCCGCTGACGCGCACCTCGCTGCCCTCGGTGCTGCCGACCGATCCCGTCACCCTGCGCAATGCCGTCGGTGACATCTGCGTACGCCCCTACGACTCCCAAGGCACCCCGATCCCCTTCCCCGGTTCGGATCGACTGATCGCGATGGACCTGGCGGCGTTGACCAAGATCCAGCACACCATCGCCATCGCGATCGGCGAGAACAAGATCACCAGCATCCGGGCGGCGGCCCGGGCGGGTTATTTCAACACCCTCGTCACCGACGTCGACACCGCCAATGCGCTGCTCGGCTCGTGCCCCGAACCGGACTGA
- a CDS encoding VWA domain-containing protein: MSDADAERRRRWRLVTGGDGELAGADGGLDAALGQLYDAREPVEAGQRRQAGLGSSAPRVARWLGDIRGYFPNTVVQVLQRDAIERLNLRRLLLEPEMLDSITPDVNLVATLVSLSDALPEESRATARQVVRRVVEEVEKRLGERTRAAVRGSLDRSSRTRRPRHADIDWNRTVRANLRHYQPEHATIIPERLIGYGRRSLAVQREVVLAIDQSGSMAESVVHASILGSVLASIRSVRTSVVAFDTEIVDLTELLDDPVDVLFGTQLGGGTDINRAVAYCSELITNPRGAIFVLISDLFEGGNEAELLARMRELRDSGVQCVALLALADSGAPAYDHDLAAELAALGVPAFACTPDAFPDLLAAAIRGADLTGWADRYRADRRG; encoded by the coding sequence GTGAGCGACGCCGATGCCGAGCGGCGGCGCCGCTGGCGACTGGTGACCGGGGGCGACGGTGAGCTGGCGGGCGCCGACGGCGGGCTCGACGCCGCGCTCGGGCAGCTCTACGACGCGCGTGAGCCGGTGGAGGCGGGTCAGCGGCGCCAGGCCGGTCTGGGGTCGTCGGCACCGCGGGTCGCGCGCTGGCTGGGCGACATCCGCGGCTACTTCCCGAACACCGTCGTGCAGGTGCTGCAACGCGATGCGATCGAGCGGTTGAACCTGCGCCGGCTGCTGCTGGAGCCCGAGATGCTGGACTCGATCACGCCCGACGTGAACCTGGTCGCCACGCTGGTCTCGCTGTCGGACGCGCTGCCGGAGGAGTCGCGGGCGACCGCGCGGCAGGTGGTACGCCGGGTCGTCGAGGAGGTGGAGAAGCGGCTCGGGGAGCGGACCCGGGCGGCGGTACGCGGCTCGCTGGACCGCTCCTCGCGTACCAGGCGGCCGCGGCACGCCGACATCGACTGGAATCGCACAGTCCGGGCGAACCTGCGCCACTACCAGCCGGAGCACGCGACGATCATCCCCGAGCGGTTGATCGGCTACGGGCGGCGCTCGCTCGCGGTGCAGCGGGAGGTGGTGTTGGCCATCGACCAGTCGGGATCGATGGCCGAATCGGTCGTCCATGCGTCGATCCTCGGCTCCGTGCTCGCCTCGATCCGCTCGGTGCGGACCTCGGTGGTCGCCTTCGACACCGAGATCGTCGACCTGACCGAGCTGCTGGACGATCCGGTGGACGTGCTGTTCGGTACCCAGCTCGGCGGCGGCACGGACATCAACCGCGCCGTCGCGTACTGCTCGGAGTTGATCACCAACCCGCGCGGCGCGATCTTCGTGCTGATCAGCGATCTGTTCGAGGGCGGCAACGAGGCCGAGTTGCTGGCCCGGATGCGCGAGCTGCGGGATTCGGGCGTGCAGTGCGTGGCCCTGCTGGCGCTCGCGGATTCCGGCGCGCCCGCCTATGATCATGATCTCGCCGCGGAACTGGCCGCGCTCGGCGTACCGGCATTCGCGTGTACGCCCGACGCCTTCCCCGATCTGCTCGCCGCGGCCATCCGTGGCGCCGATCTGACCGGCTGGGCCGACCGCTACCGCGCCGACCGTCGGGGCTGA
- a CDS encoding FGGY family carbohydrate kinase, whose product MDKLLLGVDMGTASTKGVLTTPDGEIVATASRRHAMQLPRPGWAEVDAETVWWGDLVEVCRELVAGVDPARIAGMCVSGVGPCLLLTDADDRPVRPAILYGIDMRATAEIEELTERFGADAIVERAGKALSTQAVGPKIAWVARHEPETFARARRWYNSSSWAAARLTGAYVLDHHTASQNDPLYDLAAHAWADDWSAEIIGHLTPPRLVWPHEVVGTVTDEAARATGVPAGVPVSAGTIDAWSEAFSVGVRHPGDLMLMYGSTMFFVQVLPERSVHPMLWTTAGVDPGQYTLAAGMATSGSLTGWLAELTGGVPFEQLVAEAAAVPPGADGLIMLPYFAGERTPIFDSRARGVIAGLTLRHTRGHLFRAAYEGIAYGIRQIVDFLDDPVRPIGRLVAVGGGTQGGLWTQIVSDVLGRPQELPEQTIGASYGDALLAAIGTQIVPPETDWTRIGSLIEPDPANRETYAELFDIYTELYPATRDLVHVLARHQESAFDD is encoded by the coding sequence GTGGACAAGTTGCTACTGGGCGTCGACATGGGCACGGCGAGCACCAAGGGGGTGCTCACCACTCCCGACGGCGAGATCGTGGCGACGGCGTCCCGGCGGCACGCGATGCAGCTCCCGCGGCCCGGCTGGGCCGAGGTCGATGCGGAGACCGTCTGGTGGGGTGATCTGGTCGAGGTGTGCCGCGAGCTCGTCGCCGGCGTCGACCCGGCCCGGATCGCCGGCATGTGTGTCTCGGGCGTCGGGCCGTGTCTGCTGCTGACCGATGCCGACGATCGCCCGGTCCGGCCGGCGATCCTCTACGGCATCGACATGCGCGCGACCGCCGAGATCGAGGAACTGACCGAGCGGTTCGGTGCCGACGCGATCGTCGAGCGTGCCGGCAAGGCGCTCAGCACCCAGGCCGTCGGGCCCAAGATCGCCTGGGTCGCGCGGCACGAGCCGGAGACGTTCGCCCGGGCCCGGCGCTGGTACAACTCCTCCAGTTGGGCCGCGGCCAGGCTGACCGGCGCCTACGTGCTCGATCACCACACCGCCAGCCAGAACGATCCGCTCTACGACCTGGCCGCGCACGCCTGGGCCGACGACTGGTCCGCAGAGATCATCGGCCACCTGACCCCGCCGCGACTGGTCTGGCCGCACGAGGTCGTCGGCACGGTCACCGACGAGGCGGCGCGGGCGACCGGGGTTCCCGCCGGCGTGCCCGTCTCCGCCGGGACCATCGACGCCTGGTCCGAGGCGTTCTCGGTGGGGGTACGCCATCCCGGCGACCTGATGTTGATGTACGGCTCGACGATGTTCTTCGTGCAGGTGCTGCCCGAACGATCGGTGCACCCGATGTTGTGGACGACCGCTGGCGTGGACCCGGGCCAGTACACCCTGGCCGCGGGCATGGCCACCTCCGGCTCGCTCACCGGCTGGCTTGCCGAGCTGACCGGTGGCGTGCCGTTCGAGCAGCTCGTCGCGGAGGCGGCCGCCGTACCGCCCGGCGCCGACGGATTGATCATGCTCCCCTACTTCGCGGGCGAGCGGACGCCGATCTTCGACTCCCGTGCCCGCGGGGTGATCGCGGGGCTCACCCTGCGGCACACCCGCGGACATCTCTTTCGCGCCGCCTACGAGGGGATCGCCTACGGGATCCGTCAGATCGTCGACTTCCTCGACGACCCGGTGCGCCCGATCGGGCGGCTGGTCGCCGTCGGCGGAGGCACCCAGGGCGGGCTGTGGACGCAGATCGTCAGCGATGTGCTCGGCCGGCCGCAGGAGCTTCCGGAGCAGACGATCGGCGCGAGCTATGGCGACGCGCTGCTGGCGGCTATCGGGACGCAGATCGTGCCGCCGGAGACCGACTGGACCCGGATCGGCTCGCTGATCGAACCCGATCCGGCCAATCGGGAGACCTATGCCGAGCTGTTCGACATCTACACCGAGCTCTATCCCGCGACCCGCGACCTGGTGCACGTGTTGGCCCGCCACCAGGAGTCGGCCTTCGACGACTGA
- a CDS encoding AAA family ATPase has protein sequence MTDILRPHAEQAYADELAALAGADDRERPAGWRLSPWAVVDYLMGTELADGTVITPKYVGSRRLMEIAVATLATDRALLLLGVPGTAKSWVSEHLAAAISGDSTLLVQGTAGTAEEAIRYGWNYARLLAEGPTEQAMVASPIMTGMREGRLARVEELTRIPSDVQDALITVLSEKTLPVPELGTEVQAVQGFNVIATANDRDRGVNELSSALRRRFNTVVLPLPSDAESEVGIVARRVTDLGRTLDLPQTDASEEIARVVTVFRELRGGLTEDGRTSLKVPSGGLSTAEAISVITNGLALAAHFGDGRLGPADVAGGIVGAVIKDPVADAVAWSEYLETVVRDRQGWKDFYWACREVG, from the coding sequence GTGACCGACATCCTGCGGCCGCATGCCGAGCAGGCCTACGCCGACGAGCTCGCCGCCCTCGCCGGCGCCGACGACCGGGAACGGCCCGCCGGGTGGCGGCTGTCCCCGTGGGCGGTGGTCGACTACCTGATGGGCACCGAGCTGGCCGACGGCACGGTGATCACGCCCAAGTACGTCGGCTCGCGCCGGCTGATGGAGATCGCCGTGGCGACCCTCGCCACCGACCGCGCGCTGCTGCTGCTCGGCGTACCGGGCACCGCCAAGTCCTGGGTGTCCGAACACCTGGCCGCCGCGATCAGCGGCGACTCGACCCTGCTGGTGCAGGGCACGGCGGGCACCGCGGAGGAGGCGATCCGCTACGGCTGGAACTATGCGCGGCTGCTCGCCGAGGGCCCGACCGAGCAGGCGATGGTCGCCTCGCCGATCATGACGGGGATGCGCGAGGGGAGGCTGGCGCGGGTGGAGGAACTGACCCGGATCCCGTCCGATGTGCAGGACGCGCTGATCACCGTGCTCAGCGAGAAGACGCTGCCCGTGCCCGAGCTGGGCACCGAGGTCCAGGCGGTACAGGGATTCAACGTGATCGCCACCGCCAACGACCGCGACCGCGGCGTGAACGAGCTGTCCTCCGCGCTGCGCCGCCGGTTCAACACCGTCGTGTTGCCGCTCCCGTCCGATGCCGAGTCCGAGGTGGGCATCGTGGCGCGCCGGGTGACCGATCTCGGCCGGACGCTGGACCTGCCGCAGACCGATGCCAGCGAGGAGATCGCCCGCGTGGTGACGGTCTTCCGCGAGCTGCGCGGCGGCCTGACCGAGGACGGCCGGACCAGCCTGAAGGTGCCGTCGGGCGGGCTGTCCACCGCCGAGGCGATCTCGGTGATCACCAACGGCCTCGCGCTGGCCGCGCACTTCGGCGACGGTCGGCTGGGCCCGGCCGATGTCGCGGGCGGCATCGTCGGCGCGGTGATCAAGGACCCGGTCGCCGATGCGGTGGCCTGGTCGGAATACCTGGAGACGGTGGTCAGGGACCGTCAGGGCTGGAAGGACTTCTACTGGGCCTGCCGCGAGGTGGGCTGA
- a CDS encoding DUF5682 family protein, whose translation MAESGPRIRVLGVRHHGPGSARAVRAALAELQPRVVLIEGPPEADALVRFVADEELRPPVALLGYRNDDPSKAAFWPLAVFSPEWQALSWAVRNGAGVRFMDLPAANVLADPAPGPEALPVDDQPGDDQPGDDHGVDDHRRSGWRTDPIAVLARAGGYDDPERWWDDVIESRADGDPFDAVAEAMAAVREAAPPERDPEDQLTEDRREAHMRKMLRAVIKEGHDPIAVVCGAWHAPALSGKLPPATRDNQLLRGMPKAKVTLAWVPWTHSRLGLYSGYGAGVESPGWYHHLFTAPDRVVERWMTRAAGVLRDHDLPTSSAHVIEAVRLADSLAALRGRPLAGLAEVGDAVRSVLCEGSEVAAGIVLREAVIGEQLGTVPDGAPTVPLEADFRAAARAARLKPAAEEREIVLDLRGDLDRRRSVLLHRLVVLGIDWGEPIATGGLGTFKEGWLIAWRPELSVRLVEASLWGTTVAGAAGARLLRRTDTLASITGAIAAALTAELPEVLPPLLRELDARAARTNDVADLLDAVVPLAEAQRYGTVRGTDTAELARVARALLSRACAGLGAALAGLAEDAAADARERIDRVHRVVALLPGADVEWYAALAALLGRADLPAGIAGRVVRMLLDGGRIDGEEAARRLHAALSIGTPAAEKALWAEGFLAGGPLLLIHDERLLRVLDAWLAELGEDDFVETLPMLRRTFGRFAPAERRELNRVADRLAEPAAARADTEVDPDHAGGVLATVKMIIGGGP comes from the coding sequence ATGGCCGAGTCCGGTCCGCGGATCCGGGTCCTGGGGGTACGCCACCACGGGCCCGGGTCCGCGCGCGCCGTGCGGGCCGCCCTGGCGGAGCTGCAGCCCCGGGTGGTGCTGATCGAGGGCCCGCCGGAGGCCGATGCGCTGGTCCGGTTCGTCGCCGATGAGGAGCTGCGGCCGCCGGTGGCGCTGCTCGGCTACCGCAATGACGACCCGTCGAAGGCGGCGTTCTGGCCGCTGGCGGTCTTCTCCCCGGAGTGGCAGGCCCTGTCCTGGGCGGTCCGCAACGGCGCCGGTGTGCGGTTCATGGACCTGCCCGCCGCGAACGTGCTGGCCGATCCCGCGCCGGGACCGGAAGCGTTGCCCGTTGATGATCAACCCGGTGATGATCAACCCGGTGATGATCATGGTGTGGATGATCATCGGCGCAGCGGTTGGCGTACCGACCCGATCGCGGTGCTCGCCCGGGCCGGCGGCTACGACGATCCCGAACGCTGGTGGGACGACGTGATCGAGTCCCGCGCCGACGGCGACCCGTTCGATGCGGTGGCCGAGGCGATGGCCGCGGTCCGGGAGGCAGCGCCACCGGAGCGCGATCCCGAGGACCAGCTCACCGAGGACCGCCGCGAGGCGCACATGCGCAAGATGTTGCGTGCGGTGATCAAGGAGGGACACGACCCGATCGCGGTGGTCTGCGGGGCCTGGCACGCGCCGGCGCTGAGCGGGAAGCTGCCGCCGGCCACCCGCGACAACCAACTGCTGCGCGGGATGCCGAAGGCCAAGGTCACGTTGGCCTGGGTGCCGTGGACCCATTCGCGCCTCGGCCTGTACTCCGGTTACGGCGCCGGGGTGGAGTCGCCGGGCTGGTACCACCACCTGTTCACCGCCCCCGACCGGGTCGTTGAGCGGTGGATGACCCGCGCGGCCGGCGTACTGCGTGATCATGACCTGCCCACCTCCAGCGCGCACGTGATCGAGGCGGTACGCCTGGCCGACTCGCTCGCCGCCCTGCGCGGCCGGCCGCTGGCGGGGCTCGCCGAGGTCGGCGACGCGGTCCGCTCGGTGCTCTGCGAGGGCAGCGAGGTGGCGGCCGGGATCGTGCTTCGCGAGGCGGTGATCGGCGAACAGCTCGGAACGGTGCCCGACGGGGCGCCGACGGTGCCGCTGGAGGCCGATTTCCGGGCCGCCGCGCGCGCCGCCCGGCTGAAGCCGGCCGCGGAGGAGCGCGAGATCGTGCTCGACCTGCGCGGCGACCTCGACCGGCGCCGCTCGGTGCTGCTGCACCGCCTGGTGGTGCTCGGCATCGACTGGGGCGAGCCGATCGCGACCGGGGGCCTCGGCACCTTCAAGGAGGGTTGGCTGATCGCCTGGCGGCCCGAGCTGTCCGTACGGCTGGTCGAGGCGTCGCTGTGGGGGACGACCGTGGCCGGCGCGGCCGGTGCGCGGCTGCTGCGGCGGACCGACACCCTCGCGTCGATCACCGGCGCCATCGCGGCGGCGCTGACGGCCGAGCTGCCCGAGGTGTTGCCGCCCCTGCTGCGCGAGCTGGACGCGCGCGCCGCGCGGACCAACGACGTGGCCGACCTGCTGGACGCGGTGGTCCCCCTCGCCGAGGCGCAGCGCTACGGGACGGTCCGCGGCACCGACACCGCCGAGCTGGCGCGGGTGGCGCGCGCGCTGCTGTCGCGGGCGTGCGCGGGCCTGGGCGCCGCGCTCGCCGGCCTGGCCGAGGACGCGGCCGCCGACGCCCGGGAACGTATCGACCGGGTGCATCGCGTCGTCGCGCTGCTGCCCGGCGCGGACGTCGAGTGGTACGCCGCCCTGGCCGCCCTGCTCGGCCGCGCCGACCTGCCCGCCGGGATCGCGGGGCGGGTGGTGCGGATGCTGCTGGACGGCGGGCGGATCGACGGCGAGGAGGCGGCGAGGCGGCTGCACGCGGCGCTGTCGATCGGTACGCCGGCGGCCGAGAAGGCGTTGTGGGCCGAGGGTTTCCTGGCCGGCGGGCCGCTGCTGCTGATCCACGACGAGCGGCTGTTGCGGGTGCTGGATGCGTGGCTGGCCGAGCTGGGCGAGGACGACTTCGTCGAGACCCTGCCGATGCTTCGGCGTACCTTCGGGCGGTTCGCGCCGGCCGAGCGGCGCGAGCTGAACCGCGTCGCGGACCGGCTGGCCGAGCCGGCCGCGGCCCGCGCCGACACGGAGGTCGATCCTGATCACGCCGGAGGCGTGTTGGCAACGGTGAAGATGATCATCGGGGGTGGACCGTGA
- a CDS encoding SWIM zinc finger family protein yields the protein MAQRWSVDRVVAAAPDSASEVAGRRLASPGPWQGVGVDEDLLWGECRGSGRTPYRVSVDTAGPRYKCSCPSRKFPCKHALGLLFLWAQGQVNPDGSVRPPAGAGFAERATGPEAEASGRTPEQLAAARQRAERRADRVTGGLIELDRWLADQIRGGLARAATDPYGWAEPVAARMIDAQASGVANWLRRLPGVIASGPGWPERLLGELAGLHLLARAWARIDELPDDLAATVRARIGFTVPRADVLATEPVRDRWVALGVRDLEEEQVSTRRVWLRGQRTDRWAVVLLFSANGAPWEMPLLPGTALDADLHFYPGRPPLRALLGESHGSAEPVQGWRIGGDDAAGAARAYADALAADPWTRQHPALVTGLVGVEDRRFALVDETGAAVPLTGPEEVLWRLLALAPGVGVTLFGEWSDAGLAPGSIVDGRVRPL from the coding sequence GTGGCGCAGCGGTGGAGTGTGGACCGGGTGGTCGCCGCCGCGCCGGATTCCGCCTCCGAGGTCGCCGGTCGACGGCTCGCCAGCCCGGGACCTTGGCAGGGCGTGGGCGTGGACGAGGACCTGCTCTGGGGTGAGTGCCGCGGCTCCGGGCGTACCCCGTATCGGGTGAGCGTGGACACCGCCGGGCCGCGCTACAAGTGCAGTTGCCCGTCGCGGAAGTTCCCCTGCAAGCACGCGCTCGGGCTGTTGTTCCTGTGGGCGCAGGGTCAGGTGAATCCCGACGGATCGGTACGCCCGCCCGCCGGCGCGGGATTCGCCGAACGAGCCACGGGCCCGGAAGCCGAGGCGTCCGGGCGTACCCCGGAACAACTCGCCGCGGCCCGGCAGCGCGCCGAGCGCCGCGCCGACCGCGTCACCGGCGGGCTGATCGAGCTCGACCGCTGGCTCGCCGACCAGATTCGCGGCGGACTGGCCCGCGCGGCGACCGACCCCTATGGCTGGGCCGAACCCGTCGCCGCGCGGATGATCGACGCCCAGGCCAGCGGCGTCGCCAACTGGCTGCGCCGGCTGCCCGGGGTGATCGCCTCCGGCCCCGGCTGGCCCGAGCGCCTGCTCGGCGAGCTGGCCGGTCTGCACCTGCTGGCCCGCGCTTGGGCCCGGATCGACGAGCTGCCCGACGATCTCGCCGCCACCGTCCGCGCCCGGATCGGGTTCACCGTGCCGCGCGCCGACGTGCTCGCCACCGAGCCGGTCCGCGATCGCTGGGTCGCGCTCGGCGTGCGCGATCTCGAGGAGGAACAGGTCTCCACCCGCCGGGTCTGGCTGCGCGGCCAGCGCACCGATCGCTGGGCAGTGGTGCTGCTGTTCTCCGCCAACGGCGCCCCGTGGGAGATGCCGCTGCTGCCCGGCACCGCGCTCGACGCCGACCTGCACTTCTATCCGGGCCGACCGCCGCTGCGGGCGCTGCTCGGCGAATCGCACGGCAGCGCCGAGCCGGTGCAGGGCTGGCGGATCGGCGGCGACGACGCGGCCGGCGCCGCCCGCGCCTACGCCGACGCGCTTGCCGCCGACCCGTGGACCCGGCAGCACCCGGCGCTGGTCACCGGCCTGGTCGGCGTCGAGGATCGCCGCTTCGCGCTCGTGGACGAGACCGGGGCGGCGGTGCCGCTGACCGGGCCGGAGGAGGTGCTGTGGCGGCTGCTGGCGCTCGCGCCCGGCGTCGGGGTCACGCTCTTCGGCGAATGGTCCGATGCGGGGCTGGCGCCGGGCAGCATCGTCGACGGCCGGGTGCGTCCGCTGTGA
- a CDS encoding DUF5691 domain-containing protein, with protein sequence MTGGTVTGYADLAAAATLGVAARDPGLDDLPEEVRPGTGEVAERLLDAAAMLDTARRAAPVIARVTPPAPPAAETRPVIPPAADQVLQRVADDRGLLLIALAAVARSGRVLPSVRVPDLLERARTPRAGAPDAELAAALEPVLGEGGRWLARQHPDWRRLVAPLADGWPAGAQPAEALAWFARRRAAEPAAARELLATSLADFSPRHRAGLIDALADGLGPGDRELVQAAAQDRSRAVAEGARELLARLEPGHAERAAAAARAELAAETPRANTLPETWRLWRFLPEDERADRVLRALATLPAAQALEALADWPAWWPGDLSRRVAAWLAERSRGSRPVPAAAWELWALRLPGEDIGQAADFARGQSFDAPGPAGRSAWGRAAERLTLRGTIERQLARPDPTTSFEQPQPPGGNP encoded by the coding sequence GTGACGGGCGGCACCGTGACGGGGTACGCCGACCTGGCCGCCGCGGCGACGCTGGGTGTCGCCGCCCGCGATCCGGGTCTGGACGACCTTCCCGAGGAGGTACGCCCCGGCACCGGCGAGGTGGCCGAGCGGCTGCTCGATGCCGCGGCGATGTTGGACACCGCGCGCAGGGCGGCGCCGGTGATCGCGCGGGTGACGCCGCCGGCACCGCCCGCGGCCGAGACGCGGCCGGTGATTCCGCCCGCCGCCGATCAGGTCCTGCAGCGGGTCGCCGACGACCGCGGCCTGCTGCTGATCGCGCTCGCGGCCGTGGCCCGCAGCGGGCGCGTGCTGCCCTCGGTGCGCGTACCGGACCTGCTGGAGCGGGCGCGGACGCCGCGCGCCGGGGCGCCGGATGCCGAGCTCGCCGCGGCGCTCGAACCGGTCCTCGGCGAGGGCGGTCGGTGGCTGGCCCGGCAGCATCCGGACTGGCGCCGGCTCGTCGCGCCGCTCGCCGACGGGTGGCCCGCCGGCGCCCAGCCGGCCGAGGCGCTGGCCTGGTTCGCCCGTCGCCGAGCAGCGGAACCCGCCGCGGCCCGCGAACTGCTGGCGACCAGCCTGGCGGACTTCTCGCCGCGGCACCGCGCCGGCCTGATCGACGCGCTCGCCGACGGGCTGGGGCCGGGCGATCGCGAGCTGGTGCAGGCCGCCGCGCAGGACCGCAGCCGGGCCGTCGCCGAGGGCGCGCGCGAGCTGCTCGCCCGGCTCGAACCCGGCCATGCCGAGCGCGCGGCCGCGGCGGCCCGCGCGGAACTGGCCGCCGAGACGCCGCGGGCCAACACGCTGCCCGAGACCTGGCGGCTGTGGCGCTTCCTGCCCGAGGACGAGCGCGCCGACCGGGTGCTCCGGGCGCTCGCCACGCTGCCGGCGGCCCAGGCGCTGGAGGCGCTCGCCGACTGGCCCGCGTGGTGGCCGGGCGACCTGTCCCGCCGGGTCGCGGCCTGGCTCGCCGAGCGCTCCCGCGGCAGCCGGCCGGTGCCCGCCGCGGCCTGGGAGTTGTGGGCGCTGCGGCTGCCGGGCGAGGACATCGGCCAAGCGGCCGATTTCGCCCGCGGCCAGTCCTTCGACGCGCCCGGGCCGGCCGGCCGCAGCGCGTGGGGTCGCGCCGCCGAGCGGCTCACCCTGCGCGGCACGATCGAGCGCCAGCTCGCGCGGCCCGATCCCACGACATCGTTCGAGCAACCCCAGCCACCCGGAGGGAACCCGTGA
- a CDS encoding M57 family metalloprotease, whose amino-acid sequence MKGRMKAVFVGAAAVASSLALAAPIAQAEDTDVPTFREFRASTYQDVDGAYVVNGDESIRNLGELKRYYDRMVAEGEGGEPGDLVINTVNGVDDKWSSTQVGNLTYCVSDRFGTNKSKAVAAAAAGAAMWENASSAIDFRYVSSQDGNCTTANSNVVFSIEPVQTNQYLARAFFPSSPKSQRNVLVASDTFRSTVPSPGNILGHEFGHILGFRHEHTRPESGVCFEDNNWRPLTPYDSDSVMHYPQCNGTSNTLSFTSLDGQGVRAVYGS is encoded by the coding sequence ATGAAGGGCAGGATGAAGGCAGTGTTCGTCGGTGCGGCCGCCGTCGCCAGTTCGCTGGCGCTCGCCGCTCCGATCGCGCAGGCCGAGGACACCGATGTCCCCACGTTCCGCGAGTTCCGGGCGAGCACCTACCAGGACGTCGACGGCGCTTATGTCGTGAACGGCGACGAGTCCATCCGCAACCTCGGCGAGCTGAAGCGCTACTACGACCGGATGGTCGCCGAGGGCGAGGGTGGCGAGCCGGGTGACCTGGTGATCAACACCGTCAACGGCGTGGACGACAAGTGGAGCAGCACGCAGGTCGGCAACCTGACCTACTGCGTCAGCGACCGCTTCGGGACCAACAAGTCGAAGGCAGTCGCCGCCGCCGCAGCCGGCGCAGCGATGTGGGAGAACGCCTCCTCCGCGATCGACTTCCGCTACGTCTCATCCCAGGACGGCAACTGCACCACCGCGAACTCCAACGTGGTGTTCTCGATCGAGCCGGTGCAGACCAACCAGTACCTGGCCCGGGCGTTCTTCCCCAGCTCGCCGAAGTCGCAGCGCAACGTGCTGGTCGCGTCCGACACCTTCCGCTCCACCGTGCCCTCGCCGGGCAACATCCTCGGCCACGAGTTCGGCCACATCCTCGGCTTCCGGCACGAGCACACCCGCCCGGAGTCCGGCGTGTGCTTCGAGGACAACAACTGGCGCCCGCTGACGCCGTACGACTCGGACTCGGTGATGCACTACCCGCAGTGCAACGGCACCAGCAACACCTTGTCGTTCACCAGCCTCGACGGCCAGGGCGTGCGCGCGGTCTACGGTTCCTGA